A genome region from Paracoccus stylophorae includes the following:
- a CDS encoding thymidylate synthase, whose protein sequence is MKQYLQALRSIVEDGVPSSDRTGTGTLCRFGLQMRYDLSQGFPLVTTKKLHLRSIIHELLWFLSGDTNTGYLNRNGVTIWDEWADENGDLGPVYGHQWRNFGAEPGEEGADGGDQIANLIRAIRTTPDSRRLIVTGWNPLQIDRMALPPCHTLWQVRILAEKLHLQLYQRSADMFLGVPFNIASYALLTHMIAHVTGYQPGDFIHTIGDAHIYSNHMDQVREQLTRQPRPLPTLRILRPVQDLTGFRFEDFAIDGYDPHPAIKAPVAV, encoded by the coding sequence GTGAAACAGTATCTGCAGGCTTTACGCAGCATCGTCGAGGATGGCGTTCCCTCCTCGGATCGCACCGGCACCGGAACGCTGTGCCGGTTCGGGCTGCAGATGCGGTACGACCTGTCGCAGGGCTTTCCCCTTGTGACGACGAAGAAACTGCATCTGCGTTCGATCATCCACGAGTTGCTGTGGTTCCTGTCCGGCGACACGAATACAGGATACCTCAACCGCAACGGGGTGACGATCTGGGACGAATGGGCCGATGAAAACGGCGATCTGGGTCCCGTCTATGGCCACCAATGGCGCAATTTCGGGGCCGAGCCGGGCGAGGAAGGCGCGGATGGCGGCGATCAGATCGCCAATCTGATTCGCGCGATCCGCACCACGCCGGACAGCCGCCGGCTGATCGTCACCGGCTGGAACCCGCTGCAGATCGACCGGATGGCCCTGCCCCCGTGTCATACGTTGTGGCAGGTCCGCATCCTAGCCGAAAAGCTGCATCTTCAGCTGTATCAGCGGTCGGCCGACATGTTCCTGGGCGTTCCGTTCAACATCGCCAGCTATGCGTTGCTGACGCACATGATCGCCCATGTGACCGGCTACCAGCCCGGCGATTTCATCCACACCATCGGCGACGCGCATATCTACAGCAACCACATGGATCAGGTTCGCGAACAGCTGACCCGTCAGCCGCGCCCCCTGCCCACGCTGCGCATCCTGCGGCCGGTGCAGGACCTGACCGGATTCCGGTTCGAGGATTTCGCCATCGACGGCTACGATCCCCATCCGGCCATCAAGGCTCCGGTCGCGGTCTGA
- a CDS encoding flagellar hook protein FlgE: MSMSSAMSAGVSGLAANSTRLATISDNIANSGTYGYKRMETEFDAFVLNQNQVGGLHSAGGVRAHTHRDIMEGGALETTSHPLDIAIGGRGMLPVTSAVDLDNGFQELPFMMTRTGAFRTDESGILRTESGLVLLGWPAQQGGVAGVVGRDSMGALEPVRIPDHQTEGDPTTEIHLGVNLPAAQANPVGSGDPLPTLRVEYFGNLGTSEALNIDFTPVAGAANTWTMNVHDAATEPATLAGSYRLTFDDSPANGGSIASVTAITGPAYDPADGTIPLAVSGGGVIDMFIGTPAGPSGLRQLSASFSPTNISKNGSPVGQLSSVEIDEDGHIKATFDTGFVKTLYQIPLVDVPNPNGLISVDAQAFRISQTSGNFFLWDAGDGPTGPILGYAREASTTDVAEELTHLIQTQRAYSSNAKIIQTVDEMLQETTNIKR; the protein is encoded by the coding sequence ATGTCGATGTCTTCCGCGATGAGCGCCGGGGTATCCGGTCTGGCCGCGAACTCTACGCGTCTGGCGACGATATCGGACAACATCGCGAACTCGGGAACCTATGGCTACAAGCGGATGGAAACCGAATTCGACGCATTCGTGCTGAACCAGAACCAGGTCGGCGGCCTGCATTCGGCGGGCGGCGTCCGGGCGCACACGCATCGCGACATCATGGAGGGCGGGGCGCTGGAAACCACGTCGCATCCGCTGGACATCGCGATTGGCGGGCGCGGCATGTTGCCGGTGACATCGGCGGTCGATCTGGACAACGGCTTTCAGGAATTGCCCTTCATGATGACCCGCACCGGCGCGTTCCGCACCGACGAATCGGGTATCCTGCGAACCGAGTCGGGGCTGGTCCTGCTGGGCTGGCCGGCGCAGCAAGGCGGCGTCGCCGGGGTGGTGGGCCGCGATTCGATGGGCGCGCTGGAACCGGTGCGCATCCCCGATCACCAGACCGAGGGCGATCCGACGACCGAGATCCATCTTGGCGTGAACCTGCCCGCCGCGCAGGCGAATCCGGTCGGCAGCGGCGATCCGCTGCCCACGCTGCGCGTCGAATATTTCGGCAATCTGGGCACGTCCGAGGCGCTGAACATCGACTTCACGCCGGTGGCAGGCGCCGCCAACACCTGGACGATGAATGTCCATGACGCCGCGACCGAACCCGCAACGCTGGCCGGAAGCTATCGCCTGACATTCGACGATTCGCCCGCCAATGGGGGCAGCATCGCCAGCGTCACGGCAATCACCGGCCCCGCCTACGATCCGGCGGACGGAACCATCCCGCTTGCGGTGTCCGGCGGCGGCGTCATCGACATGTTCATCGGCACGCCGGCTGGCCCGTCGGGCCTGCGTCAGCTGTCCGCCAGCTTCTCGCCCACCAACATCTCGAAGAACGGCTCGCCGGTCGGGCAGCTGTCCAGCGTCGAGATCGACGAGGATGGCCATATCAAGGCGACCTTCGACACCGGTTTCGTGAAAACGCTGTATCAGATTCCACTGGTGGACGTGCCCAACCCGAACGGGCTGATCTCGGTCGATGCGCAGGCGTTCAGGATCTCGCAGACATCGGGGAATTTCTTCCTGTGGGACGCCGGTGACGGGCCGACCGGCCCGATCCTGGGCTATGCGCGCGAAGCATCGACCACCGATGTCGCGGAAGAGCTGACGCATCTGATCCAGACGCAGCGCGCCTATTCCTCGAACGCCAAGATCATCCAGACCGTCGATGAGATGTTGCAGGAAACCACCAACATCAAGCGCTGA
- the wrbA gene encoding NAD(P)H:quinone oxidoreductase: MSVKLAIIYYSTYGTNHQMASIAAEAAKAAGAEVRLLKAPETAPEAAINSQDAWKAQAEKTADIPEATAEDMEWANAYLISAPTRFGVMASQMRAFIDTLGGIWAKGGLAGKPVSAMTSAQNPHGGQETTLVSFYATVMHWGGFVVAPGYTDEVIFKTGGNPYGYSHSQGAEFTDEVKSAIGHQTRRLVEVAGKLG; this comes from the coding sequence ATGTCCGTCAAACTCGCCATCATCTATTATTCGACCTATGGCACCAACCACCAGATGGCCTCGATCGCGGCCGAGGCCGCAAAGGCCGCCGGGGCCGAGGTGCGGCTGCTGAAGGCGCCCGAGACCGCGCCCGAGGCGGCAATCAACAGCCAGGACGCCTGGAAGGCCCAGGCCGAAAAGACCGCCGACATCCCCGAGGCGACGGCCGAGGACATGGAATGGGCCAACGCCTATCTGATCTCGGCGCCGACGCGGTTCGGCGTGATGGCCAGCCAGATGCGCGCCTTCATCGACACGCTGGGCGGCATCTGGGCCAAGGGCGGACTGGCGGGCAAGCCGGTCTCGGCCATGACCTCGGCCCAGAACCCGCATGGCGGGCAGGAAACGACGCTGGTGTCCTTCTATGCCACGGTGATGCACTGGGGCGGGTTCGTGGTGGCGCCGGGCTATACCGACGAGGTGATCTTCAAGACCGGCGGCAACCCCTATGGCTACAGCCATTCGCAGGGCGCCGAATTCACCGACGAGGTCAAATCCGCCATCGGCCACCAGACCCGCCGCCTGGTCGAGGTCGCGGGCAAGCTGGGCTGA
- a CDS encoding DoxX family protein, protein MDTHHLETVWAPRMLSVLRIMAALIFFAHGTDKILGFPDTGGTPPAWSLGWIAGIIELFGGALLIVGLFTRPVAFLTSGMAAAAYFIGHAPESFYPVINRGDAAILYCFVFLYLVFAGPGPWSLDALRAERSRA, encoded by the coding sequence ATGGACACCCACCACCTTGAAACCGTCTGGGCGCCGCGCATGCTCAGCGTGCTGCGGATCATGGCCGCGCTGATCTTTTTCGCCCATGGCACCGACAAGATCCTGGGCTTTCCCGATACCGGCGGCACGCCCCCCGCCTGGTCGCTGGGCTGGATCGCCGGGATCATCGAGCTGTTCGGCGGCGCGCTGCTGATCGTGGGGCTGTTCACCCGCCCGGTCGCGTTTTTGACCTCGGGCATGGCGGCGGCGGCCTATTTCATCGGACACGCGCCGGAAAGCTTCTATCCCGTGATCAACCGCGGCGATGCGGCGATCCTCTACTGCTTCGTGTTCCTGTACCTGGTCTTCGCCGGCCCCGGCCCGTGGAGCCTGGACGCGCTGCGCGCCGAACGCAGCCGCGCCTGA
- the rfbC gene encoding dTDP-4-dehydrorhamnose 3,5-epimerase, with the protein MQIEHTSLPGVLLITPDRHGDDRGFFSESWNRRSLEAAGVSLPEFVQDNHSLSREAGTLRGLHYQSPPHAQGKLVRCGRGRLYDVAVDARANSPTYGEWLGVELSFENGRQIWIPAGFLHGFVTREPDTEIIYKCTAHYDRASDGGVRWDSLDIDWGVTDPILSEKDRTAPRFADWTTPFRDEVTA; encoded by the coding sequence ATGCAGATCGAACACACATCGTTGCCGGGCGTGCTGCTGATCACGCCGGACCGGCATGGCGACGACCGGGGGTTTTTTTCCGAAAGCTGGAACCGGCGCAGCCTTGAGGCGGCGGGGGTCAGCCTGCCGGAATTCGTGCAGGACAACCATTCATTGTCGCGCGAGGCCGGAACGCTGCGCGGCCTGCATTACCAGTCGCCGCCGCATGCGCAGGGCAAGCTGGTGCGGTGCGGGCGCGGCCGGCTTTACGATGTCGCGGTCGATGCGCGCGCGAACAGCCCGACCTATGGCGAGTGGCTGGGGGTGGAATTGTCGTTCGAGAACGGCAGGCAGATCTGGATTCCGGCAGGCTTCCTGCACGGGTTCGTCACCCGGGAACCGGACACCGAGATCATCTATAAATGCACCGCCCATTACGACCGCGCCAGCGATGGCGGCGTCCGGTGGGACAGTCTGGACATCGACTGGGGCGTGACCGATCCGATCCTGTCGGAAAAGGATCGCACAGCGCCGCGATTTGCGGACTGGACGACGCCGTTTCGCGACGAGGTCACGGCATGA
- the flgK gene encoding flagellar hook-associated protein FlgK yields MSIAKALTNAVSGLTATARGTETVAANLANVMTPGYGRREVALSAQTLGGHGGGVRIDGINRIVNASVIAETRSAMSAGRNAATRLDFLQRMGDIVGLPGESGSLGGALADFRNSLQSAATRPDDELRLTAVVDAAQRLTSRLNAASAAVQNARGAADRAIGSDVDRLNADLDQVADLNRRIAIIDSDGGDATSLLDQRQAAIDRIAAIVPVQEIVRDHGRVALFTAEGAVLLDGSRPARLEFTPVGQLTPDMVVETPPVMRLVQNGTELGESQMRLFAGGSLAASFQIRDELGVQLQRELDVLAFDLHERVADPAVDPSIAATGPGLFTDGADRAVSASLIGLAARIGVNELVRPDRGGDLWRLRTGLGAAAAGPVAESRLLSAFSDAIADSRPPVGGSDFQGRGTLTTRFAEIEARVATRRVAAESDSAMRNSRAEALSARLMEDGVDSDAEMQRLLQYEQAYAANARVIQAIQDMLDQIMRL; encoded by the coding sequence ATGAGTATCGCCAAGGCGCTGACGAATGCCGTCTCTGGTCTGACCGCGACGGCGCGCGGAACCGAAACGGTGGCCGCGAACCTGGCCAATGTCATGACGCCCGGCTATGGCCGCCGCGAAGTCGCGCTGAGCGCCCAGACCCTGGGCGGGCACGGTGGCGGGGTGCGGATCGACGGGATCAACCGGATCGTCAATGCCAGCGTGATCGCCGAGACGAGATCAGCGATGTCCGCCGGCAGAAACGCCGCGACCCGCCTCGATTTCCTGCAGCGTATGGGCGACATCGTCGGTCTTCCGGGCGAAAGCGGCTCTTTGGGCGGCGCGCTGGCCGATTTCCGCAACAGCCTTCAATCCGCCGCGACACGGCCCGACGACGAATTGCGCCTGACTGCTGTTGTCGATGCCGCACAGCGTCTGACCTCGCGACTGAACGCCGCGTCCGCGGCGGTCCAGAACGCCCGCGGCGCCGCAGACCGCGCGATCGGGTCGGATGTCGACCGGCTGAACGCCGATCTTGACCAGGTCGCCGATCTGAACCGACGGATCGCCATCATCGACAGCGACGGCGGGGATGCGACATCGCTGCTCGATCAGCGTCAGGCAGCCATCGACCGGATCGCCGCAATCGTTCCCGTGCAGGAAATCGTCCGCGATCACGGCAGGGTTGCGCTGTTCACCGCCGAGGGCGCCGTTCTGCTGGATGGCAGCCGGCCTGCACGACTTGAATTCACCCCGGTGGGGCAGTTGACCCCCGATATGGTCGTCGAAACGCCCCCGGTGATGCGTCTTGTCCAGAACGGAACCGAACTTGGCGAATCGCAGATGCGGCTGTTTGCGGGCGGATCGTTGGCGGCGAGCTTCCAGATCCGGGATGAGTTGGGCGTGCAATTGCAACGCGAACTGGATGTCTTGGCGTTCGACCTGCACGAACGGGTGGCCGATCCCGCTGTCGACCCTTCTATTGCGGCGACCGGCCCTGGTCTGTTCACGGATGGGGCGGATCGTGCGGTCTCGGCATCCCTCATAGGGTTGGCGGCACGGATCGGCGTGAATGAACTGGTGCGGCCCGATCGCGGCGGCGATCTGTGGCGCCTGCGCACCGGGCTTGGCGCGGCGGCGGCGGGCCCGGTCGCCGAGTCGCGTCTTCTTTCCGCGTTCTCGGACGCCATTGCCGATTCCCGGCCGCCGGTCGGCGGCAGCGATTTTCAGGGCAGGGGAACCCTGACCACCCGGTTCGCCGAGATCGAGGCGCGCGTCGCGACGCGCCGCGTCGCTGCGGAAAGCGACAGCGCGATGCGCAACAGCCGCGCCGAGGCATTGTCCGCCCGGCTGATGGAAGACGGCGTCGACAGCGATGCAGAGATGCAGCGTCTGCTGCAATACGAACAGGCCTATGCCGCCAACGCCAGGGTGATCCAGGCCATTCAGGACATGCTGGACCAGATAATGAGGCTGTGA
- a CDS encoding flagellar basal body P-ring protein FlgI — protein MKAFLAALLFLIAPVALAAAPVRIKDLADFDGVRGNDLVGYGLVVGLDGTGDGFRNAPFTEEMLAGLLERLGVNVTDDALRSKNVAAVVVTAALPPFARSGSRIDVSVSTIGDAKSLLGGTLVMTPLKAADGNIYAVAQGSIIAGGASVSGEASRVVQGVPTAGSIPVGARVEREVEFDFAEVQNIRIALRNADFTTATRIEDAINRDFNKRLAVTQDSGTVVVEFRDLGDVNPARVVGRIENLMIEPEDRAKVVIDHKAGTIVMGEQVRISRVAVSQGGLTLRVSEAPQVSQPNPFAEGETVTVPRTFAELRQEPGIGFAEVAGNASLSDLVEGLNALGVRPREMIDILKSIHAAGALHADLIVE, from the coding sequence GTGAAAGCTTTTCTGGCGGCGTTGCTGTTCCTGATCGCTCCGGTGGCCTTGGCGGCGGCGCCGGTCCGGATCAAGGATCTGGCGGATTTCGATGGTGTGCGGGGCAACGATCTGGTCGGCTACGGGCTGGTCGTCGGCCTGGACGGGACCGGAGACGGGTTCAGAAACGCACCCTTCACCGAAGAGATGCTGGCCGGGCTTCTGGAACGGCTGGGCGTGAACGTCACCGACGACGCCCTGCGGTCCAAGAACGTCGCCGCGGTCGTCGTGACGGCCGCGTTGCCGCCTTTTGCACGTTCGGGCAGCCGGATCGACGTCAGCGTGTCCACGATCGGAGACGCGAAAAGTCTGCTGGGCGGAACGCTGGTGATGACCCCCCTCAAGGCGGCGGACGGGAACATCTATGCGGTCGCGCAAGGCTCGATCATCGCCGGAGGCGCGTCGGTGTCGGGCGAGGCGTCGCGCGTCGTCCAGGGGGTTCCGACCGCCGGATCGATCCCCGTGGGTGCGCGGGTCGAACGCGAGGTCGAATTCGACTTTGCCGAAGTGCAGAATATCCGCATCGCCCTGCGCAACGCCGATTTCACCACCGCAACGCGGATCGAGGATGCGATCAACCGCGATTTCAACAAGCGTCTTGCCGTCACGCAGGACAGCGGCACCGTGGTTGTCGAGTTTCGCGATCTTGGCGATGTGAATCCGGCCCGTGTCGTCGGTCGGATCGAAAACCTGATGATCGAGCCCGAGGATCGCGCCAAGGTCGTGATCGATCACAAGGCCGGCACCATCGTCATGGGCGAGCAGGTGCGGATTTCGCGCGTCGCCGTTTCGCAGGGCGGACTGACCTTGCGGGTCAGCGAAGCGCCGCAGGTGTCGCAGCCCAACCCGTTTGCGGAAGGAGAGACGGTGACCGTGCCCCGAACCTTTGCGGAACTGCGCCAGGAACCGGGGATCGGCTTTGCCGAGGTCGCCGGCAACGCCTCGCTGAGCGATCTGGTCGAGGGCCTGAATGCGTTGGGGGTGCGCCCGCGCGAGATGATCGACATACTGAAATCCATCCATGCGGCGGGGGCGCTGCATGCGGATCTGATCGTGGAATAG
- the rfbD gene encoding dTDP-4-dehydrorhamnose reductase, translated as MQDLLVFGRTGQVARELARLAPEARFLDRDAADLTRPDDCAAALRAARPRLVINAAAYTAVDRAETAARTASLVNSLAPAAMARAAADLNVPFLHVSTDYVFDGSGDTPRAEHAATNPLGVYGATKLEGEQGVIGAGGQAAILRTSWVFSAHGSNFVKTMLRLGAERDEVQVVDDQIGGPTPAADIAAALLAMGRAMRDDPERRGIYHFAGAPDASWADFATEIFAQAGIACHVRRIATADYPTPAQRPSNSRLDCAAIARDFGIARPDWRKGLANVLARLEQTT; from the coding sequence ATGCAGGATCTGCTTGTCTTCGGCCGGACCGGGCAGGTCGCGCGGGAACTCGCGCGGCTTGCACCCGAGGCACGGTTTCTGGATCGCGATGCCGCCGATCTGACGCGGCCCGACGACTGCGCCGCCGCGCTGCGTGCGGCCCGCCCGCGGCTGGTCATCAACGCCGCAGCCTACACCGCTGTCGACCGCGCCGAAACCGCAGCCCGGACCGCAAGCCTTGTCAATTCGCTGGCGCCTGCGGCGATGGCGCGTGCGGCGGCGGATCTGAACGTGCCGTTCCTGCATGTCTCGACCGATTATGTCTTCGACGGCAGCGGGGATACGCCCCGCGCGGAACATGCCGCCACGAATCCCCTGGGCGTCTATGGCGCGACCAAGCTGGAGGGAGAGCAGGGCGTGATCGGGGCCGGCGGGCAGGCCGCCATTCTGCGAACCTCATGGGTCTTTTCGGCGCATGGCAGCAATTTCGTCAAGACGATGCTGCGCCTGGGCGCCGAACGGGATGAGGTGCAGGTCGTGGACGACCAGATCGGCGGGCCGACGCCCGCCGCCGACATCGCGGCGGCGCTGCTGGCGATGGGTCGTGCGATGCGGGACGATCCCGAAAGACGCGGAATCTATCACTTCGCCGGTGCGCCGGATGCAAGCTGGGCCGATTTCGCGACCGAGATTTTCGCGCAGGCCGGCATCGCCTGCCATGTGCGCCGCATCGCCACCGCGGATTATCCGACGCCGGCGCAGCGACCCTCGAATTCCCGGCTGGATTGCGCGGCCATCGCCCGCGATTTCGGCATCGCGCGTCCCGACTGGCGCAAGGGGCTGGCCAATGTGCTGGCCAGGCTGGAGCAGACGACATGA
- the rfbB gene encoding dTDP-glucose 4,6-dehydratase, whose protein sequence is MKILVTGGAGFIGSAVVRLAVRRGHQVVNLDALTYAANLDNVAPVSDSELYRFEQADIRDRPTLDRIFARHRPDVVMHLAAESHVDRSIDGPAAFIETNVMGSFNMLEAARAYWTDQGRPQDFRFHHISTDEVFGSLGKTGQFTETTPYDPRSPYSASKAGSDHLVRAWHETYGLPVVLTNCSNNYGPYHFPEKLVPVVILNALAGRQIPVYGDGGNVRDWLYVEDHADALLLVVEKGRVGRSYNIGGENEATNIDLVRTICAHMDDLHPQGAPHDRLIAFVPDRPGHDRRYAIDPARIRDELGWRPSVTVEQGLRRTVEWYLDNRDWWQPLLARDGVGKRLGTG, encoded by the coding sequence ATGAAGATCCTTGTGACCGGCGGTGCCGGGTTCATCGGATCGGCGGTCGTGCGGCTGGCGGTTCGGCGCGGACATCAGGTCGTCAATCTCGATGCGCTGACCTATGCCGCCAATCTGGACAACGTGGCGCCGGTGTCGGACAGCGAGCTTTACCGGTTCGAACAGGCCGACATCCGCGACCGCCCGACGCTGGACCGGATATTTGCCAGACATCGTCCCGATGTCGTGATGCATCTGGCCGCGGAAAGCCATGTGGACCGTTCGATCGACGGGCCGGCGGCGTTCATCGAAACGAACGTCATGGGCAGCTTCAACATGCTCGAGGCTGCGCGCGCATACTGGACGGATCAGGGGCGGCCGCAGGATTTCCGGTTTCACCACATTTCGACCGACGAGGTGTTCGGATCGCTGGGCAAGACCGGCCAGTTCACCGAAACCACGCCGTATGATCCGCGCAGCCCCTATTCCGCCAGCAAGGCGGGGTCGGATCATCTGGTGCGGGCCTGGCACGAAACTTATGGACTGCCGGTGGTGCTGACCAATTGTTCGAACAATTACGGGCCGTATCATTTTCCCGAAAAACTGGTCCCGGTCGTCATCCTGAACGCGTTGGCGGGGCGGCAGATTCCGGTTTATGGCGACGGCGGCAATGTGCGCGACTGGCTGTATGTCGAGGATCACGCCGATGCGCTGCTGCTGGTGGTCGAGAAGGGGCGCGTCGGCCGCAGCTACAATATCGGGGGCGAAAACGAAGCGACGAACATAGATCTTGTCCGGACCATCTGCGCACATATGGACGATCTGCACCCGCAGGGCGCCCCGCATGATCGGCTGATCGCCTTTGTGCCTGACCGTCCTGGCCATGACCGCCGCTATGCGATCGATCCGGCCCGCATCCGCGATGAACTGGGCTGGCGGCCCTCGGTCACGGTGGAACAGGGGCTGAGGCGCACCGTGGAATGGTATCTGGACAATCGCGACTGGTGGCAACCGCTGCTGGCGCGCGATGGCGTGGGCAAGCGATTGGGGACCGGATGA
- a CDS encoding glycosyltransferase: protein MTAANAQMTTTGEDSAAASHGTVVILLASFQGAEFIQAQLDSIAAQSHRDWQLIVSDDGSRDGTRDIVSRFAAGFSEGKISLIDGPQSGATQNFLHLVQQAPANRTLAFCDQDDVWFPDKLARAMAHLARIAGAGHYAARTVITDDDLRPVARSRQFRRKFGFRNALVQACMAGNTSVFNPAAANLLKQGAAAARRAGVESHDWWAYQLTSGAGATLIHDEVPALFYRQHRHSTMGRNDTPRAMAARLAQLFAGAYGGWLSANLQALGAVGNLLTGENRRLVADVDAALPLPGPQAARALRRLGLYRHTRAGTAALYAAAAVGRLRQPRSPST from the coding sequence GTGACCGCCGCAAACGCCCAGATGACGACAACCGGTGAGGATTCCGCCGCCGCAAGCCACGGCACCGTCGTGATCCTGCTGGCCAGCTTTCAGGGTGCCGAATTCATCCAGGCACAGCTGGACAGCATCGCCGCTCAAAGCCATCGCGACTGGCAACTGATCGTGTCGGACGACGGCTCGCGGGACGGAACGCGCGACATCGTGTCGCGATTTGCGGCCGGCTTTTCCGAAGGAAAGATCAGTCTGATCGACGGGCCGCAATCGGGGGCGACGCAGAATTTCCTGCATCTGGTGCAACAGGCGCCCGCCAACCGAACGCTGGCATTTTGCGATCAGGACGATGTCTGGTTTCCCGACAAGCTGGCCCGTGCCATGGCGCATCTGGCCCGGATCGCGGGCGCCGGTCACTACGCGGCCCGGACGGTGATCACCGACGACGATCTTCGGCCGGTCGCCCGGTCGCGGCAATTCCGGCGCAAGTTCGGCTTTCGCAACGCGCTGGTGCAGGCCTGCATGGCGGGCAACACGTCGGTCTTCAACCCTGCGGCGGCGAACCTGTTGAAGCAGGGGGCCGCTGCGGCGCGGCGGGCAGGTGTCGAATCGCATGACTGGTGGGCATATCAGCTGACATCGGGGGCCGGGGCGACACTGATTCACGACGAGGTGCCGGCGCTGTTCTATCGTCAGCACCGCCACAGCACGATGGGACGCAACGATACGCCGCGCGCCATGGCGGCACGGCTGGCGCAGCTGTTCGCGGGCGCCTATGGCGGCTGGCTGTCGGCCAATCTTCAGGCGCTTGGCGCCGTCGGCAATCTGCTGACCGGGGAAAACAGGCGATTGGTCGCGGATGTCGATGCCGCGCTGCCCCTGCCCGGGCCACAGGCCGCCCGCGCGCTGCGCAGGCTGGGCCTGTATCGCCATACGCGCGCCGGGACGGCGGCGCTGTATGCCGCCGCGGCGGTCGGAAGGCTGCGTCAGCCGCGTTCGCCCAGCACCTGA
- the rfbA gene encoding glucose-1-phosphate thymidylyltransferase RfbA, with translation MTQRKGIILAGGSGTRLYPITMGVSKQLLPLYDKPMIYYPITVLMLAGIREIAIITTPEDNAQFQRLLGDGSQWGLRFEWIVQPSPDGLAQAYLLAEDFLAGAASAMVLGDNIFFGHGLPVLLHAADSRDSGGTVFGYRVSDPERYGVVDFDDTGRARAIVEKPRVPPSNFAVTGLYFLDGTAPRRAAAVTPSDRGELEITTLLESYLSDGSLTVEKMGRGFAWLDTGTHASLLDAGNFVRTLENRQGLQTGCPEEIAFEAGWIDADQLRERARKFAKNDYGAYLLQVLGERG, from the coding sequence ATGACACAGCGCAAGGGTATCATCCTAGCTGGCGGGTCGGGCACGCGGCTGTATCCGATCACGATGGGCGTGTCGAAACAGCTTTTGCCGCTTTATGACAAGCCGATGATCTATTACCCGATAACGGTGCTGATGCTGGCCGGCATCCGCGAGATCGCGATCATCACCACGCCCGAGGACAATGCCCAGTTCCAGCGGCTTCTGGGCGATGGCAGCCAGTGGGGCCTGCGATTCGAATGGATCGTCCAGCCCTCGCCCGACGGGCTGGCGCAGGCCTATCTGCTGGCCGAGGATTTTCTGGCGGGTGCCGCCTCGGCGATGGTGCTGGGTGACAATATCTTCTTCGGCCACGGGTTGCCGGTCCTGCTGCACGCCGCCGATTCGCGCGACAGCGGCGGCACCGTCTTCGGCTATCGCGTCTCGGACCCCGAACGCTATGGCGTGGTCGATTTCGATGACACGGGCCGGGCCCGGGCAATTGTCGAGAAACCGCGGGTTCCGCCGTCGAACTTTGCCGTGACGGGGCTTTATTTTCTCGACGGCACCGCGCCGAGGCGGGCCGCCGCCGTCACCCCCTCCGACCGGGGCGAGCTTGAGATCACGACGCTGCTTGAAAGCTATCTTTCCGACGGGTCGCTGACGGTGGAAAAGATGGGGCGCGGCTTTGCGTGGCTGGATACCGGCACCCATGCCAGCCTGCTGGATGCCGGGAATTTCGTGCGCACGCTGGAAAACCGGCAGGGTCTGCAGACCGGCTGCCCCGAGGAAATCGCCTTCGAGGCGGGATGGATCGACGCCGATCAGTTGCGCGAACGGGCGCGGAAATTCGCCAAGAACGACTATGGCGCCTATCTGCTTCAGGTGCTGGGCGAACGCGGCTGA
- a CDS encoding dihydrofolate reductase, translated as MTLTLIAAQDRNGAIGHRNAIPWHIPEDFAFFKRETTGGAVIMGRKTWDSLPRKPLPGRLNIVITRSPACYEGEAVFTSLDRAVETARQAGYDRIYCIGGAEIYRQMMPLADRILLTTVEISAEAADTFFPAIDPAEWRIVDTRILRSTPPACSVSEYVRADRRCD; from the coding sequence ATGACCCTGACCCTGATTGCAGCGCAGGATCGGAACGGCGCCATCGGCCACCGGAACGCAATCCCGTGGCATATCCCCGAAGATTTTGCGTTCTTCAAACGCGAAACCACCGGCGGCGCCGTCATCATGGGCCGCAAGACCTGGGACAGCCTGCCCCGAAAGCCGCTGCCCGGCCGGCTGAATATTGTGATCACGCGCAGCCCCGCCTGTTATGAAGGCGAGGCGGTCTTCACCTCGCTCGACCGTGCGGTCGAAACGGCGCGGCAGGCCGGGTATGACCGGATCTACTGCATCGGCGGCGCGGAGATTTACCGCCAGATGATGCCGCTTGCCGACCGGATCCTGCTGACCACGGTCGAGATATCGGCAGAGGCGGCGGACACGTTCTTCCCCGCCATCGACCCGGCAGAGTGGCGGATCGTTGACACGCGCATTCTTCGCAGCACGCCGCCGGCCTGTTCGGTAAGCGAGTATGTTCGCGCCGATCGTCGTTGCGACTGA